A region from the Candidatus Electrothrix scaldis genome encodes:
- a CDS encoding type II toxin-antitoxin system HicB family antitoxin, which translates to MSTISYKGYTAKIEFDPEDNILFGNIIGIRDTVGFHGESVSEVKAAFYEAVDFYLESCAKAGREPDKPFSGKFMVRVDSSLHGKIAAAAVSAGKSLNKWVAETLEQALHAS; encoded by the coding sequence ATGAGTACAATCAGTTATAAAGGGTATACGGCGAAGATAGAATTCGACCCGGAAGATAATATTCTGTTCGGTAATATTATCGGTATCCGTGATACTGTGGGGTTTCACGGCGAATCGGTGAGCGAGGTGAAAGCAGCTTTTTATGAAGCTGTTGATTTTTATCTGGAAAGTTGTGCGAAAGCCGGGAGAGAACCGGATAAGCCCTTTTCAGGAAAATTTATGGTCCGAGTAGACTCATCTTTACACGGAAAAATTGCCGCAGCAGCGGTGAGTGCCGGAAAAAGTCTTAATAAATGGGTGGCGGAAACGCTTGAACAGGCGCTTCATGCCTCATGA